One window of the Rhizorhabdus dicambivorans genome contains the following:
- a CDS encoding uracil-DNA glycosylase, with product MDLGANLGSTEHIASLMGWWHEAGLDTLIDETPRDWLAKAERPAAPILAESAAPAPAAPAVRAEPPRAAPPAAPSFPDDLAAFQTWLTTSEALAMPLAGRVAPMGDPASGLMVLVDLPEAGDPEAGRLLSGPEGALLDAMIGAMKRDRQSLYLSAMAPGRPTGGYIDKAAGALFNDLARHHVALARPRALLLMGEAPSRAFLNLGFVEARGRVHDVQLSGGATQAVATFHPRTLLQHPQQKRRAWEDLQLLMKLLG from the coding sequence ATGGATTTGGGGGCAAATCTCGGTTCGACGGAGCATATCGCCAGCCTGATGGGGTGGTGGCACGAGGCCGGGCTCGACACGCTGATCGACGAGACGCCGCGCGACTGGCTCGCGAAGGCGGAGCGCCCCGCCGCGCCCATCCTCGCGGAGAGCGCCGCCCCTGCGCCCGCCGCTCCCGCGGTGCGGGCCGAACCGCCCCGCGCCGCGCCTCCGGCCGCTCCCTCCTTTCCCGACGATCTCGCGGCTTTCCAGACCTGGCTCACCACCAGCGAGGCGCTCGCCATGCCGCTTGCCGGGCGGGTCGCGCCGATGGGGGATCCCGCCTCCGGCCTGATGGTGCTGGTCGACCTGCCCGAGGCCGGCGATCCCGAAGCCGGCCGGCTGCTCAGCGGCCCCGAAGGGGCGCTGCTGGACGCGATGATCGGCGCGATGAAGCGCGACCGCCAGTCGCTCTACCTTTCCGCCATGGCGCCCGGCCGCCCGACCGGCGGCTATATCGACAAGGCGGCCGGCGCGCTGTTCAACGATCTGGCGCGCCACCATGTCGCGCTCGCCCGTCCTCGCGCGCTGCTGCTGATGGGTGAGGCCCCGTCGCGAGCCTTCCTCAATCTCGGTTTCGTGGAGGCGCGCGGGCGCGTCCATGATGTCCAGCTCTCCGGTGGCGCCACCCAGGCTGTAGCCACCTTTCACCCCCGAACCCTCCTGCAGCATCCCCAGCAGAAACGCCGTGCGTGGGAAGACCTGCAACTGCTGATGAAATTGCTCGGATGA
- the moaB gene encoding molybdenum cofactor biosynthesis protein B, translated as MPIKEDLPFHPVRIAVLTVSDSRDLSTDRSGDTLAARIETAGHILADRAIVTDDVDHIVARLHGWIDDPQVDCVITTGGTGVTGRDVTPEALARVWDKEIPGFGELFRWLSYAKIGTSTIQSRATACVARGTYIFALPGSTGAVKDGWDDILVHQLDSRHMPCNFVELMPRLMER; from the coding sequence ATGCCGATCAAGGAAGACCTTCCCTTTCACCCTGTTCGCATCGCGGTCCTCACCGTGTCCGACTCGCGTGATCTGTCCACCGACAGGTCGGGCGACACGCTCGCGGCCCGCATCGAAACGGCGGGCCATATCCTCGCCGATCGGGCGATCGTCACCGACGACGTCGATCATATCGTCGCCCGCCTCCACGGCTGGATCGACGATCCCCAGGTCGATTGCGTCATCACCACCGGCGGCACCGGCGTCACCGGCCGGGACGTCACGCCCGAGGCGCTGGCGCGCGTCTGGGACAAGGAGATACCCGGCTTCGGCGAACTGTTCCGCTGGCTCAGCTATGCCAAGATCGGCACCTCGACGATCCAGTCCCGCGCCACCGCCTGCGTCGCGCGCGGCACCTATATCTTCGCGCTCCCCGGCTCGACCGGCGCGGTCAAGGATGGCTGGGACGACATCCTCGTCCACCAGCTCGACAGCCGCCACATGCCCTGCAACTTCGTCGAACTGATGCCCAGGCTGATGGAAAGGTAA
- a CDS encoding lytic transglycosylase domain-containing protein: protein MMLRPLLLAGAIAAALPSMASAQNAVLVPAAAAGLAAAAQPLPITSGLTADQRSRYRAIFAAIRANDWATAQAGIAALPGGPLTDVASAELILAKGSPKASDESLTALLGTAPDLPQAGEVAAIASRRGLATPLLPATRGLVRIAGPSKRQSARSLRNDRAAAALSQVVTSLLRCDRPSEAEALVTAGLADLSPEAQAEWLQRTAWAYYLSGDDANARRVADRARTGLGDWAVQASWVSGLAAWRQKDCAAAGTAFEEVSTRARDPEMIAAGLYWTSRADMACAHPERVEPRLRSAARMKESFYGMVAQAALGLSDDAGGSLKLTANDWSAIGAIANVRRATALAEIGETELADAMLRYQARIGLARDHESLIHLAARLDLPSTQIWLAQNGPSGAQLSAAARYPVPAWTPASGWRVDKALVFAHALQESQFKTNAVSSAGARGVMQLMPGTAQMVARHLGRTLDAGALSQPATSIELGQAYLRELADSSGTGGLLPKVIAAYNAGPTSVANWNARGRNLADPLLFIESIPFTETRAYVAIVLRNYWMYQRHTGAKAPSLMAISQGLWPRFPGLPGRDAVRLTSLGATAAVD from the coding sequence ATGATGCTCAGACCACTGCTGCTTGCCGGCGCGATCGCCGCCGCCCTCCCCTCCATGGCTTCGGCCCAGAACGCGGTGCTTGTGCCGGCGGCGGCCGCCGGCCTCGCCGCCGCCGCCCAGCCGCTGCCGATCACCTCCGGCCTTACCGCCGACCAGCGCAGCCGCTATCGCGCGATCTTCGCCGCGATCCGTGCCAATGACTGGGCGACCGCCCAGGCCGGCATCGCCGCACTGCCCGGCGGCCCGCTGACCGACGTCGCCTCGGCCGAGCTGATCCTTGCCAAGGGATCGCCCAAGGCGAGCGACGAGAGCCTGACCGCGCTGCTCGGCACCGCGCCCGATCTGCCCCAGGCGGGCGAGGTGGCCGCCATCGCCTCGCGCCGTGGCCTCGCCACGCCGCTGCTGCCGGCCACGCGCGGGCTGGTCCGCATCGCCGGCCCCTCCAAGCGGCAGAGCGCCCGCTCGCTGCGTAACGACCGTGCTGCCGCGGCGCTGTCGCAGGTCGTGACGTCGCTGCTGCGCTGCGACCGGCCGAGCGAGGCCGAAGCGCTCGTCACTGCCGGTCTGGCCGATCTCTCGCCGGAAGCGCAGGCCGAATGGCTGCAGCGCACCGCCTGGGCCTATTATTTGTCGGGCGACGACGCGAACGCCCGCCGCGTCGCCGACCGCGCCCGCACCGGGCTCGGCGACTGGGCGGTGCAGGCGAGCTGGGTGTCGGGCCTTGCCGCGTGGCGCCAGAAGGACTGCGCCGCCGCCGGCACCGCCTTCGAGGAAGTCTCGACCCGCGCCCGCGATCCCGAGATGATCGCCGCCGGCCTGTACTGGACAAGCCGCGCCGACATGGCCTGCGCCCATCCCGAGCGGGTCGAGCCGCGCCTGCGTTCGGCGGCGCGGATGAAGGAGAGCTTCTACGGCATGGTCGCCCAGGCGGCGCTCGGCCTTTCCGACGACGCGGGCGGCAGCCTGAAGCTCACCGCCAATGACTGGTCGGCGATCGGCGCCATCGCCAATGTCCGCCGCGCCACTGCGCTGGCCGAGATCGGCGAGACCGAGCTGGCCGACGCGATGCTGCGCTACCAGGCCAGGATCGGCCTTGCCCGCGACCATGAATCGCTGATCCACCTCGCTGCCCGGCTCGACCTGCCGTCGACACAGATCTGGCTCGCCCAGAACGGCCCGTCGGGCGCGCAGCTGTCGGCAGCCGCTCGCTATCCGGTGCCGGCCTGGACGCCGGCCTCGGGCTGGCGCGTGGACAAGGCGCTGGTCTTCGCTCACGCCCTCCAGGAATCGCAGTTCAAGACCAACGCGGTCAGTTCGGCCGGAGCGCGCGGGGTGATGCAGCTCATGCCCGGCACCGCGCAGATGGTCGCCCGCCATCTCGGCCGCACCCTCGATGCCGGCGCGCTCAGCCAGCCCGCCACCAGCATCGAGCTGGGCCAGGCCTATCTGCGCGAGCTTGCCGACAGCAGTGGCACCGGCGGGCTGCTGCCCAAGGTGATCGCCGCCTATAATGCCGGGCCGACCTCGGTCGCCAACTGGAACGCGCGCGGCCGCAACCTCGCCGATCCGCTGCTGTTCATCGAATCGATCCCCTTCACGGAAACCCGCGCCTATGTCGCGATCGTGCTGCGGAACTACTGGATGTATCAGCGCCACACCGGCGCGAAGGCCCCCAGCCTGATGGCGATCAGCCAGGGCCTGTGGCCCCGCTTCCCCGGCCTCCCCGGCCGCGACGCGGTGCGGCTCACCTCGCTCGGCGCCACGGCGGCGGTGGACTAG
- the infA gene encoding translation initiation factor IF-1: MAKEELLEMRGQVVELLPNAMFRVKLENDHEILGHTAGKMRKNRIRVLVGDEVLVELTPYDLTKGRITYRFK; the protein is encoded by the coding sequence TTGGCCAAAGAAGAATTGCTCGAAATGCGCGGGCAGGTGGTGGAGCTGCTGCCCAACGCCATGTTCCGCGTGAAGCTCGAGAACGACCATGAGATCCTCGGGCACACCGCCGGCAAGATGCGCAAGAACCGCATCCGCGTGCTGGTGGGCGACGAGGTGCTGGTCGAGCTGACCCCCTATGACCTGACCAAGGGTCGCATCACCTATCGCTTCAAATAA
- a CDS encoding antitoxin, whose product MSRLTIDISDKQHQNLKALAALQGKTIRQYAIERLFPADADGDHAWQELKDLLAQRIADGLDGATSAKSIEAIVDEELGQESRA is encoded by the coding sequence ATGAGCCGCCTGACGATCGACATTTCCGACAAGCAGCATCAGAATCTGAAGGCCTTAGCCGCGCTGCAGGGCAAGACGATCAGGCAATATGCGATCGAACGCCTCTTCCCGGCCGATGCCGATGGCGATCACGCCTGGCAGGAACTGAAAGATCTGTTGGCGCAGCGTATCGCAGATGGCCTGGACGGGGCGACGTCCGCAAAGAGCATCGAAGCCATAGTCGATGAGGAACTGGGCCAGGAAAGCCGCGCTTGA
- a CDS encoding hemerythrin domain-containing protein, translating into MLEEKTTRSFAIGAAAGLTAGLAANAVRKMFVQAPTFMAGEWDDALAAEHQAVLKLFDAIQATEDKHTTRRSILLTQIGHALAKHAIEEENAVYATLRTHGQVAEADKLNGDHGYVKQYLFELGNMAADHPLFLSKIGDFRAMLEDHMREEEERMFPKLRGLLTEEENAKLTKAMNLEGLKIA; encoded by the coding sequence ATGTTGGAGGAAAAGACCACCCGCAGCTTCGCGATTGGCGCGGCGGCCGGGCTGACCGCCGGGCTCGCCGCCAATGCCGTGCGCAAGATGTTCGTCCAGGCGCCGACCTTCATGGCGGGCGAATGGGACGATGCGCTGGCCGCCGAGCATCAGGCGGTGCTCAAGCTGTTCGACGCGATCCAGGCGACCGAGGATAAGCATACCACCCGCCGCTCGATCCTGCTCACCCAGATCGGCCATGCGCTGGCCAAGCATGCGATCGAGGAGGAGAATGCGGTCTATGCGACGCTGCGCACCCACGGCCAGGTCGCGGAGGCCGACAAGCTCAACGGCGACCATGGCTATGTGAAGCAATATCTGTTCGAGCTCGGCAACATGGCCGCCGACCACCCGCTATTCCTGAGCAAGATCGGCGACTTCCGCGCGATGCTGGAGGATCATATGCGCGAGGAGGAGGAGCGGATGTTCCCGAAGCTGCGCGGCCTTCTGACCGAGGAGGAGAATGCGAAGCTGACCAAGGCGATGAATCTGGAAGGATTGAAAATAGCGTGA
- a CDS encoding tetratricopeptide repeat protein: MKPQRILLGMALSLAWPAALPAMVSETSAELRQYVRARLADAGGMPDAAATSYAKLLQAAPEDRRLALRTYRQALTAGNFKLAGLAAAQLDRLGALPPDAVLMLFSDAVVARDWKRADAVIQRIDREQVFAFLNPVMRGWVAYGQKRGDAVRLVSAGMGSQLANAYARDHQLLIALAAGHTDALANLRRLVAAGDSRALRLQLAAGALLAKRGDKAGARAILDGKAPELAAARALLEAGKPLAGAIDTPELGLSELFAQLAIEVKGDGRSPVSLQLARLAGYLAPGNAAATIAVADLLAANGYHEAALAAIGQVPADDPLAQAARQERSSILLAMGNREAALAEAQKSAQQAGATAAAFVELGGILSDLDRPAEAAAAYRRAIEMDKALGAPNWPHLFLLAGALDRSGNWAEAKATLRQASQLAPNQPVVLNYLGYGMLDRNEDLAEAQVFIERASGLDPNDAAIADSLGWLYYRRGNYAGAIAALERAVAGDPGQSVINEHLGDAYWAVGRRIEARYAWRAALVEADKPGAERLGRKLADGIGPALGAK; encoded by the coding sequence ATGAAGCCGCAGCGCATCCTGCTGGGCATGGCCCTGTCGCTGGCCTGGCCCGCCGCGCTGCCCGCGATGGTCAGCGAGACATCGGCAGAGTTGCGCCAATATGTCCGTGCCCGGCTGGCCGATGCCGGCGGTATGCCCGATGCCGCCGCCACCAGCTATGCGAAGCTGCTGCAGGCCGCGCCGGAGGACCGGCGCCTCGCCCTGCGCACCTATCGCCAGGCGCTGACCGCCGGCAATTTCAAGCTGGCCGGGCTCGCCGCGGCGCAGCTCGACCGGCTCGGCGCGCTGCCCCCCGACGCGGTGCTGATGCTGTTTTCCGACGCGGTCGTCGCACGCGACTGGAAACGGGCCGACGCCGTCATTCAGCGGATCGACCGCGAACAGGTGTTCGCCTTCCTCAACCCGGTGATGCGCGGCTGGGTGGCCTATGGCCAGAAGCGGGGCGATGCGGTGCGGCTGGTTTCGGCCGGCATGGGATCGCAGCTGGCCAATGCCTATGCGCGCGATCATCAGCTGCTGATCGCGCTTGCCGCCGGCCACACCGATGCGCTTGCCAATCTGCGCCGGCTCGTCGCCGCCGGCGACAGCCGCGCGCTTCGGCTTCAGCTCGCCGCCGGGGCGCTGCTCGCCAAGCGCGGCGACAAGGCCGGCGCCCGCGCGATTCTCGACGGCAAGGCGCCCGAACTGGCCGCCGCCCGCGCCCTGCTCGAGGCGGGCAAGCCGCTCGCCGGCGCGATCGACACGCCCGAGCTCGGCCTGTCCGAGCTGTTCGCCCAGCTCGCGATCGAGGTGAAGGGCGACGGCCGCTCGCCCGTGTCGCTCCAGCTCGCCCGCCTCGCCGGCTATCTGGCGCCGGGCAATGCCGCCGCGACGATCGCCGTCGCCGATCTGCTCGCCGCCAACGGCTATCATGAGGCGGCGCTGGCGGCGATCGGCCAGGTCCCCGCCGACGATCCGCTGGCCCAGGCCGCCCGCCAGGAACGCAGCAGCATATTGCTGGCGATGGGCAATCGGGAGGCGGCGCTGGCCGAAGCGCAGAAATCGGCGCAGCAAGCTGGCGCGACCGCCGCGGCCTTTGTCGAACTGGGCGGCATCCTGTCCGATCTCGATCGCCCGGCGGAGGCCGCCGCGGCCTATCGGCGCGCGATCGAGATGGACAAGGCCCTGGGCGCACCCAACTGGCCGCATCTTTTCCTGCTGGCCGGCGCGCTCGATCGCTCGGGCAACTGGGCCGAGGCCAAGGCCACCCTGCGCCAGGCCAGCCAGCTCGCTCCCAACCAGCCGGTCGTGCTCAATTATCTCGGCTACGGCATGCTCGACCGCAACGAGGACCTTGCCGAGGCTCAGGTGTTCATCGAACGGGCGAGCGGGCTCGACCCGAACGATGCCGCGATCGCCGATTCGCTCGGCTGGCTCTATTACAGGCGCGGCAACTATGCCGGCGCGATCGCGGCGCTGGAGCGGGCGGTGGCCGGCGATCCGGGCCAGTCTGTGATCAACGAGCATCTGGGCGATGCCTATTGGGCGGTCGGGCGGCGGATCGAGGCCCGCTATGCCTGGCGCGCCGCACTGGTGGAGGCCGACAAGCCCGGGGCCGAGCGGCTCGGCCGCAAGCTCGCGGACGGCATCGGCCCCGCGCTCGGCGCCAAGTGA
- a CDS encoding flavin reductase family protein, with product MTEDEIKGGFRHAMRRLATTIALITSGQGEQWTGMAATAVMSVCAEPPTLLTAVNRTASIHPILMAEERFCVNLLADRHQDLVGIFSGKKKGLERFETGAWIKHASGIPLLDDALASLVCRTTQRIDIATHTLFIGEVEHVVNHDDISPLVWVDGTFAAAAR from the coding sequence GTGACCGAAGACGAGATCAAGGGCGGCTTCCGCCATGCGATGCGCCGGCTGGCGACCACGATCGCGCTGATCACGTCCGGCCAGGGCGAGCAATGGACCGGCATGGCGGCGACGGCGGTGATGTCGGTCTGCGCCGAGCCGCCGACGCTGCTCACCGCGGTCAACCGCACCGCCAGCATCCACCCGATCCTGATGGCGGAGGAGCGCTTCTGCGTGAACCTGCTGGCCGATCGCCACCAGGATCTGGTCGGCATCTTCAGCGGCAAGAAGAAGGGGCTGGAGCGTTTCGAGACAGGCGCCTGGATCAAGCATGCCAGCGGCATCCCGCTGCTCGACGATGCGCTTGCCAGCCTGGTCTGCCGCACCACCCAGCGGATCGACATCGCCACCCACACGCTGTTCATCGGCGAGGTCGAGCATGTCGTGAACCATGACGATATCAGCCCGCTCGTCTGGGTCGACGGCACCTTCGCCGCGGCGGCGCGCTGA
- a CDS encoding type II toxin-antitoxin system RelE/ParE family toxin: MTAGYVLLAAAEADLRAIVRYTRKQWGSEQARSYVTRLAQAIETIAAAQGPYRDMNALYPGLRMARCEHHYIFCLPREKAPALIVAIFHERMDLIARLGDRLK, translated from the coding sequence TTGACCGCTGGCTATGTGCTTCTCGCTGCGGCGGAAGCCGACCTGAGGGCCATCGTCCGTTATACGCGGAAGCAATGGGGATCCGAGCAGGCGCGCAGCTACGTGACCAGACTGGCACAGGCTATCGAGACCATCGCTGCGGCACAGGGACCCTACCGCGATATGAACGCACTCTATCCCGGGCTGCGAATGGCCCGCTGCGAGCATCATTACATATTCTGCCTTCCCCGCGAGAAGGCCCCTGCCCTTATCGTTGCGATCTTCCACGAACGGATGGACCTGATCGCGCGGCTGGGCGACCGCTTGAAGTAG
- a CDS encoding electron transfer flavoprotein-ubiquinone oxidoreductase: MSNRESMAYDVVIVGAGPAGLAAAIRLKQLALESGREIAVCVLEKGSEVGAHILSGAVVDPIALDELLPEWRDMDSPLTVPVTENHHWILTAKHSFSMPHIATPSFMHNKGTYTLSLGNLCRWLAGQAENLGVEIFPGFAAAEILYNEDGSVKGVATGDMGVSREGEHKPDYQPGMELHARYTFFAEGVRGHLSKVLKGHFDLEADCQPQTYAIGIKELWDIPADKHVPGKVIHTQGWPLRDEVGGGFLYHQANNQVALGFVVGLGYKNPHVYPFEEFQRWKQHPKIREILEGGRRVSYGARAINEGGWQAIPKLTFPGGALIGCSAGFVNVPRIKGSHTAMKSGMLAAEAAFDAVTADRSGDELTAYPAALEASWIAKELKTVRNAEPFIAKFGPFAGTLLAGADMWMRHLGIGLPFTLKHHKDNEGMWRQDIAPKIDYPKPDGVISFDRLSSVFLSNTNHEEDQPVHLQLKDPSVPIDINLPYYDAPEQRYCPAGVYEIVGGEEGSPRLQINAQNCVHCKTCDIKDPTQNINWVTPEGGGGPNYPNM; this comes from the coding sequence ATGTCGAACCGCGAATCGATGGCCTATGATGTCGTGATCGTAGGCGCCGGGCCGGCGGGGCTCGCTGCGGCGATCCGCCTCAAGCAGCTGGCACTCGAATCGGGCCGCGAGATCGCGGTCTGCGTGCTGGAGAAGGGATCCGAGGTCGGCGCGCACATATTGTCGGGCGCGGTGGTCGATCCTATCGCGCTGGACGAACTGCTGCCCGAATGGCGCGACATGGACAGCCCCCTGACCGTGCCCGTGACCGAGAACCATCACTGGATCCTGACCGCGAAGCACAGCTTCTCGATGCCGCACATCGCGACGCCGAGCTTCATGCACAACAAGGGCACCTACACGCTCTCGCTGGGCAATCTGTGCCGCTGGCTGGCGGGACAGGCCGAGAATCTGGGGGTCGAGATCTTCCCCGGCTTCGCCGCCGCCGAGATCCTTTATAATGAGGACGGCTCGGTGAAGGGCGTCGCGACCGGCGACATGGGCGTCAGCCGCGAAGGCGAGCACAAGCCCGACTATCAGCCGGGCATGGAGCTGCACGCGCGCTATACCTTTTTCGCAGAGGGCGTGCGCGGGCACCTGTCCAAGGTGCTCAAGGGCCATTTCGACCTGGAGGCCGATTGCCAGCCGCAGACCTATGCGATCGGCATCAAGGAATTGTGGGACATCCCCGCCGACAAGCATGTGCCGGGCAAGGTGATCCACACCCAGGGCTGGCCGCTGCGCGACGAGGTGGGCGGCGGTTTCCTCTACCATCAGGCGAACAATCAGGTGGCGCTCGGCTTCGTCGTCGGCCTTGGCTACAAGAATCCGCACGTCTATCCGTTCGAGGAATTCCAGCGCTGGAAGCAGCACCCGAAGATTCGCGAGATCCTCGAGGGCGGCCGCCGCGTCTCCTATGGCGCGCGCGCCATCAACGAGGGCGGCTGGCAGGCGATCCCGAAGCTCACCTTCCCCGGCGGCGCGCTGATCGGCTGCTCGGCGGGCTTCGTCAACGTGCCGCGCATCAAGGGCAGCCACACCGCGATGAAGTCCGGCATGCTGGCGGCGGAAGCGGCGTTCGATGCGGTGACGGCCGACCGTTCGGGCGACGAGCTGACCGCCTATCCGGCGGCGCTGGAGGCGAGCTGGATCGCCAAGGAGCTGAAGACCGTCCGCAACGCCGAGCCGTTCATCGCCAAGTTCGGCCCTTTCGCGGGCACGCTGCTGGCGGGCGCCGACATGTGGATGCGGCATCTCGGCATCGGCCTGCCCTTCACTCTCAAGCACCACAAGGACAATGAGGGGATGTGGCGCCAGGATATCGCGCCGAAGATCGACTATCCCAAGCCCGACGGCGTGATCAGCTTCGATCGCCTCTCGTCGGTGTTCCTGTCGAACACCAACCATGAGGAGGACCAGCCGGTTCACCTCCAGCTCAAGGACCCTTCGGTCCCGATCGACATCAACCTGCCCTATTACGACGCGCCCGAGCAGCGTTACTGCCCGGCGGGCGTCTATGAGATCGTCGGCGGCGAGGAGGGCAGCCCGCGCCTGCAGATCAACGCGCAGAACTGCGTCCACTGCAAGACCTGCGACATCAAGGATCCCACCCAGAACATCAACTGGGTGACGCCGGAAGGCGGCGGCGGGCCGAACTATCCCAATATGTGA
- a CDS encoding isocitrate lyase/PEP mutase family protein, translated as MSDRAKRFRAVLEARAGTVIPGCHDALGARLIEQAGFPIAYMSGFAVSGTLGLPDIGLMPLAEMARRTAEVAGSISLPFFVDADNGYGDARATADTVRQLEGAGAVGVHIDDQILPRPAGASKALVPIEDMQAKIAAACGARTSPDFTVIGRTDAMATDGFEAALHRAEALQEAGADALMMMYLTDRAQVIDAVKRLRKPLVLVVTETARKSFRAEELVGAGHAAVIYTLSTLLASLAAQRAVLANLAQAGDTEDSIPHMMPMDEVRPLTGLR; from the coding sequence ATGAGCGACCGGGCAAAGCGCTTCCGCGCCGTGCTGGAGGCGCGGGCGGGAACGGTCATACCGGGCTGCCACGATGCGCTCGGCGCACGCCTGATCGAACAGGCGGGTTTCCCGATCGCCTATATGTCGGGCTTCGCGGTAAGCGGTACGCTCGGCCTGCCGGATATCGGGCTGATGCCGCTCGCCGAAATGGCCCGCCGAACCGCCGAAGTCGCGGGCTCGATCAGCCTTCCCTTCTTCGTCGACGCCGACAACGGCTATGGCGATGCCCGGGCCACGGCGGATACCGTCCGGCAGCTCGAAGGCGCCGGCGCGGTGGGCGTGCATATCGACGATCAGATATTGCCAAGGCCCGCCGGCGCATCGAAGGCGCTGGTTCCGATCGAAGACATGCAGGCCAAGATCGCCGCGGCGTGCGGCGCTCGAACCTCGCCGGATTTCACCGTCATCGGCCGCACCGATGCCATGGCGACCGACGGTTTCGAGGCCGCGCTTCACCGCGCCGAAGCCTTGCAAGAGGCCGGCGCGGATGCCTTGATGATGATGTATCTCACCGATCGCGCCCAGGTGATCGACGCCGTCAAACGGCTCCGCAAGCCGCTGGTGCTGGTCGTAACCGAAACGGCGCGCAAGAGCTTCCGGGCCGAGGAGTTGGTGGGCGCTGGCCATGCCGCCGTGATCTACACCTTGTCGACGCTGCTGGCATCGCTGGCAGCCCAGCGTGCCGTGCTCGCCAATCTCGCCCAGGCGGGCGACACCGAGGACTCCATCCCCCACATGATGCCGATGGATGAGGTGCGGCCGCTCACGGGCCTGCGCTGA
- a CDS encoding 4-(cytidine 5'-diphospho)-2-C-methyl-D-erythritol kinase — protein MIETAFAKINLALHVRRRREDGYHEIETIFAFAAHGDLIETVDGPAGLTITGPFAAALADGDPEDNLVMRAVRGVASLPGTGRPPAIRLDKRLPVAAGIGGGSADAAAAMRLLCGLWGIGPNDPRIVGRAAELGADVPACLLSVTARGDARGDELRPIEAPGLHGMPLLLVNPGIPLATGPVFAGWDGIDRGPLAEGDPLAAALAGRNDLEPPARALCPVIGDVVALLAAQPGTLLARMSGSGATCFALFDSDAARDAADRAVAAARPDWWRLATRLR, from the coding sequence ATGATCGAGACCGCCTTTGCCAAGATCAACCTCGCCCTCCACGTGCGGCGGCGGCGGGAGGACGGCTATCATGAGATCGAGACGATCTTCGCCTTCGCCGCGCATGGCGACCTGATTGAAACGGTCGATGGCCCCGCCGGGCTGACGATCACGGGGCCGTTCGCCGCCGCGCTGGCCGATGGCGATCCGGAGGATAATCTGGTGATGCGCGCGGTGCGCGGCGTCGCCTCGCTGCCCGGCACCGGGCGGCCCCCGGCGATCCGCCTCGACAAGCGGCTGCCGGTCGCGGCCGGCATCGGCGGCGGCTCGGCCGACGCCGCCGCCGCGATGCGCCTGCTCTGCGGCCTGTGGGGAATCGGTCCCAATGATCCGCGCATCGTCGGCCGCGCGGCCGAGCTTGGCGCCGATGTGCCCGCCTGCCTGCTGTCGGTGACGGCCCGGGGCGATGCGCGCGGCGACGAACTCCGGCCGATCGAGGCTCCGGGACTGCACGGCATGCCGCTGCTTCTCGTCAATCCGGGCATCCCGCTCGCGACAGGCCCGGTCTTCGCCGGCTGGGATGGAATCGATCGCGGGCCGCTGGCGGAGGGCGACCCGCTGGCCGCCGCGCTCGCCGGCCGCAACGACCTCGAACCCCCGGCCCGCGCCCTCTGCCCGGTGATCGGCGATGTCGTCGCGCTGCTCGCGGCGCAGCCCGGCACGCTCCTCGCCCGCATGTCGGGTTCGGGCGCGACCTGCTTCGCGCTGTTCGATTCGGATGCGGCGCGCGACGCCGCCGACCGCGCCGTTGCCGCTGCCCGGCCCGACTGGTGGCGGCTGGCGACGCGGCTCCGATAG
- a CDS encoding peptidylprolyl isomerase: protein MIRRLLPIMAALLIAAPAFAAPSRVKVALKTDQGTIVIALDMKRAPITAGNFLAYVDQKKLDGTTFYRAARAVGNAKRGFIQGGVHRDARRSLPPIAHEPTTKTGLRHLDGTISMARREPGTAMGEFFILVGAAPAMDAKPGQKGDNAGYAAFGQVVSGMPVVKRILASKTWPQGSGAMKGQLIKERVKIVEARRVG, encoded by the coding sequence ATGATTCGCCGTCTCCTCCCCATCATGGCCGCGCTGCTGATCGCCGCGCCCGCCTTCGCCGCGCCGTCCAGGGTCAAGGTCGCGCTCAAGACCGATCAGGGCACGATCGTCATCGCGCTCGACATGAAGCGCGCGCCGATCACCGCCGGGAATTTCCTCGCCTATGTCGACCAGAAGAAGCTCGATGGGACGACCTTCTATCGGGCGGCGCGCGCGGTGGGCAATGCGAAGCGCGGCTTCATCCAGGGCGGCGTCCACCGCGACGCGCGCCGATCCTTGCCGCCGATCGCGCACGAACCGACCACGAAGACCGGGCTGCGCCACCTCGACGGCACCATCTCCATGGCACGGCGCGAGCCGGGCACCGCGATGGGCGAGTTCTTCATCCTGGTGGGAGCTGCCCCCGCGATGGACGCGAAGCCGGGGCAGAAGGGCGACAATGCCGGCTACGCGGCGTTCGGGCAGGTGGTGTCCGGCATGCCGGTGGTCAAGCGCATCCTGGCATCGAAGACCTGGCCGCAGGGATCGGGCGCGATGAAGGGCCAGCTGATCAAGGAGCGGGTGAAGATCGTGGAAGCGCGGCGGGTGGGCTGA